From the genome of Tachysurus fulvidraco isolate hzauxx_2018 chromosome 20, HZAU_PFXX_2.0, whole genome shotgun sequence, one region includes:
- the sub1a gene encoding SUB1 regulator of transcription a isoform X1 gives MPKSKEVLSSTSSSDSDSEADTKPKRKKQMTEKPAKKQKSGESSKTSGASKSGGGSSNKKDNMFQIGKMRYVSVREFKGKVLIDIREYWMDQEGEMKPGKKGISLNPEQWNQLKEQIDDIDDALRRI, from the exons ATGCCTAAATCAAAGGAAGTGCTTTCTTCAACATCCAGCAGTGACTCAGACAGTGAAGCTGACACAAAG CCTAAACGGAAGAAGCAGATGACAGAGAAACCAGCAAAGAAACAGAAGAGTGGAGAGTCATCAAAGACATCCGGTGCATCAAAAAGCGGGGGAGGCAGCAGCAATAAAAAAGATAACATGTTCCAG ATAGGGAAGATGAGgtatgtgagtgtgcgagagttCAAAGGGAAAGTCCTCATCGATATCCGTGAGTACTGGATGGACCAGGAAGGAGAAATGAAACCGGGAAAGAAAG GGATTTCTCTGAACCCTGAGCAGTGGAACCAGCTGAAAGAGCAGATCGACGATATCGACGATGCCTTGAGGAGAATATAA
- the pmaip1 gene encoding phorbol-12-myristate-13-acetate-induced protein 1 translates to MASKEQSPVLAECALQLRTLGDLLNWKYMLLEFLVRTLQSASDDPAGTT, encoded by the exons atggcGAGCAAAG AGCAGTCGCCGGTGTTGGCTGAATGCGCGCTCCAGCTCCGTACACTTGGAGATCTGCTGAACTGGAAATACATGCTGCTGGAGTTTCTGGTGAGAACTTTACAATCAGCTAGCGACGATCCGGCCGGCACGACGTAA
- the sub1a gene encoding SUB1 regulator of transcription a isoform X2, with protein sequence MPKSKEVLSSTSSSDSDSEADTKPKRKKQMTEKPAKKQKSGESSKTSGASKSGGGSSNKKDNMFQIGKMRYVSVREFKGKVLIDIREYWMDQEGEMKPGKKGKKGPAFVTFELALIKLLQQRL encoded by the exons ATGCCTAAATCAAAGGAAGTGCTTTCTTCAACATCCAGCAGTGACTCAGACAGTGAAGCTGACACAAAG CCTAAACGGAAGAAGCAGATGACAGAGAAACCAGCAAAGAAACAGAAGAGTGGAGAGTCATCAAAGACATCCGGTGCATCAAAAAGCGGGGGAGGCAGCAGCAATAAAAAAGATAACATGTTCCAG ATAGGGAAGATGAGgtatgtgagtgtgcgagagttCAAAGGGAAAGTCCTCATCGATATCCGTGAGTACTGGATGGACCAGGAAGGAGAAATGAAACCGGGAAAGAAAGGTAAGAAAGGCCCTGCCTTTGTTACGTTTGAGTTAGCACTGATTAAGCT ACTACAGCAAAGACTGTAG